Proteins from a single region of Diaphorobacter limosus:
- a CDS encoding NADH-quinone oxidoreductase subunit M: MGLLSLAIWTPIVFGVLLLAFGCDKHARTVRWLALIGSLLGLAVTIPLISGFDAGTAAMQFVEKAPWVARFNMHYHLGVDGISMWFVPLTAFITVIVVIASWESITERVYQYMAAFLILSGLMIGVFSALDGMLFYVFFEATLIPMYLIIGMWGGPNKIYAAFKFFLYTLLGSLLTLVAFIYLYNQAGGSFDIAAWHKLPLGGTAQTLLFFALFAAFAVKVPMWPVHTWLPDVHVEAPTGGSAVLAAIMLKLGAYGFLRFSLPIAPDAAHEWAWLMITLSLIAVIYVGLVAIVQKDMKKLVAYSSVAHMGFVTLGFFIFNDLGVSGGLAQMIAHGFVSGAMFLCIGVLYDRVHSRQIADYGGVVNTMPKFAAFALLFSMANCGLPATAGFVGEWMVIIASVRFNFWIGLGAAIAVILGASYSLWMYKRVYLGPVTNDNVRAMTDLNGREFLVLGVLAIAVLYMGIYPKPFTDVMDVSVAELLKHVAQTKLN, encoded by the coding sequence ATGGGTTTGTTGAGTCTTGCCATTTGGACGCCCATCGTTTTTGGCGTCCTGCTTCTGGCGTTCGGTTGCGACAAGCATGCGCGTACCGTGCGCTGGCTGGCGCTGATCGGCTCCCTGTTGGGCCTGGCGGTAACGATTCCGCTGATCAGCGGGTTTGATGCCGGTACTGCAGCCATGCAGTTCGTTGAAAAGGCCCCCTGGGTCGCGCGCTTCAACATGCACTACCACCTGGGCGTGGATGGCATCTCGATGTGGTTCGTACCATTGACGGCCTTCATTACCGTGATCGTGGTCATCGCTTCGTGGGAGTCCATCACCGAGCGTGTCTACCAGTACATGGCGGCCTTCCTGATTCTGTCGGGACTGATGATCGGTGTGTTCTCCGCACTCGACGGCATGCTGTTCTATGTGTTCTTTGAAGCCACGCTGATACCGATGTACCTGATCATCGGCATGTGGGGTGGGCCGAACAAGATCTACGCGGCGTTCAAGTTCTTCCTGTATACCTTGCTGGGCTCGCTGCTGACGCTGGTTGCCTTCATCTACCTGTACAACCAGGCAGGTGGCAGCTTTGATATCGCTGCCTGGCACAAGCTGCCGCTGGGCGGCACCGCGCAGACATTGTTGTTCTTTGCGTTGTTCGCGGCCTTTGCCGTCAAGGTGCCGATGTGGCCGGTGCATACCTGGTTGCCCGACGTGCACGTCGAAGCGCCCACCGGTGGTTCCGCAGTGCTGGCGGCCATCATGCTGAAGCTGGGTGCTTATGGCTTCCTGCGCTTCTCACTGCCGATCGCTCCCGACGCCGCGCATGAATGGGCCTGGCTGATGATCACCCTGTCGCTGATAGCGGTGATCTACGTCGGCCTCGTGGCCATCGTGCAAAAGGACATGAAAAAACTCGTGGCCTATTCGTCCGTGGCACACATGGGCTTTGTCACGCTGGGCTTCTTCATTTTCAACGACCTTGGCGTGTCTGGAGGGCTGGCGCAGATGATTGCCCACGGCTTCGTGTCGGGCGCCATGTTCCTGTGCATTGGCGTGTTGTATGACCGCGTGCATTCCCGCCAGATTGCAGACTACGGCGGCGTGGTCAACACCATGCCCAAGTTTGCGGCGTTTGCGCTGCTGTTCTCCATGGCCAATTGCGGTCTGCCTGCAACGGCTGGTTTCGTTGGCGAGTGGATGGTGATCATTGCCTCGGTGCGTTTCAATTTCTGGATTGGCCTGGGTGCTGCGATTGCCGTGATCCTGGGTGCCAGCTACTCGCTGTGGATGTACAAACGGGTCTATCTGGGCCCCGTGACCAATGACAACGTCCGTGCCATGACCGACCTGAATGGGCGTGAATTCCTGGTGTTGGGCGTGCTGGCGATCGCCGTGCTCTACATGGGCATTTATCCCAAGCCCTTTACCGATGTGATGGATGTGTCGGTGGCGGAGCTGCTCAAGCATGTGGCGCAAACCAAGCTGAACTGA
- the nuoN gene encoding NADH-quinone oxidoreductase subunit NuoN — MIDNISWLAIYPEIVLLVMACVIALVDLGVGSTRRTATYVLTMLSLAVVAVMQAMYASSGNTFYGWGNMVVSDAMGNWLKCFATVSLMVTLVYGRSYALDRGMLRGGELFTLTMLALLGICVLISANNFIVIYLGLELLTLSSYALVALRRDHTTATEAAMKYFVLGAMASGFLLYGLSMVYGATGSLDIGQVFKAINAGQIRHQVLVFGVVFIVAGLAFKFGAVPFHMWIPDVYQGAPTVVTLIIGSAPKFAAFAMAIRLLVDGLLPLAIDWQQMLAVLAIASLLVGNVAGVLQTNLKRMLAYSTISHMGFLFLGLLSGVVNGMVDANAAETAYSSAMFYIVTYVLTVLPAFGLIAMLAREGFESEEIADLAGLNQRSPLYAAVMAVCMFSLAGIPPLVGFYAKLSVLQALVASGHGLHVALAVFAVVMSLIGAFYYLRVVKVMYFDAPLTAGKVSAPFDARVVLSINGALVLILGVLPGGLMALCADAIVRALAT; from the coding sequence ATGATTGACAACATCAGCTGGTTGGCGATTTACCCTGAGATCGTGCTGCTGGTCATGGCCTGCGTGATTGCGCTGGTAGATCTGGGCGTGGGAAGTACGCGACGCACGGCGACCTATGTGCTGACCATGCTTTCTCTGGCCGTGGTTGCCGTTATGCAGGCCATGTATGCCAGCAGTGGCAACACCTTCTATGGCTGGGGCAACATGGTGGTCAGCGATGCCATGGGTAACTGGCTCAAGTGCTTTGCCACAGTGTCACTGATGGTGACGCTGGTTTATGGCCGTTCCTATGCGCTTGACCGCGGCATGTTGCGTGGAGGCGAGCTTTTCACGCTGACCATGCTTGCGCTGCTGGGCATTTGCGTGCTGATTTCGGCCAATAACTTCATCGTGATCTATCTGGGCCTGGAATTGCTCACGCTGTCCAGCTATGCGCTGGTTGCGCTGCGCCGTGATCACACCACGGCCACCGAGGCCGCGATGAAGTACTTCGTGCTCGGTGCCATGGCCAGTGGCTTTCTGCTCTATGGCCTGTCCATGGTCTATGGCGCCACCGGTTCCCTGGACATCGGCCAGGTGTTCAAGGCCATCAATGCGGGCCAGATTCGTCACCAGGTACTGGTGTTTGGCGTGGTCTTCATCGTCGCCGGCCTGGCCTTCAAATTCGGTGCTGTGCCGTTCCACATGTGGATTCCTGACGTCTATCAGGGTGCACCCACGGTGGTCACGCTGATCATCGGTAGCGCACCCAAGTTTGCGGCCTTTGCCATGGCGATTCGCCTCCTGGTCGATGGCCTGCTGCCGCTGGCGATTGACTGGCAACAGATGCTGGCAGTGCTGGCCATCGCCTCATTGCTCGTGGGCAACGTGGCCGGTGTGTTGCAGACTAATCTGAAGCGCATGCTGGCCTATTCGACCATTTCGCACATGGGTTTCCTGTTTCTGGGCCTGTTGTCGGGAGTGGTCAACGGCATGGTGGATGCCAATGCTGCCGAAACCGCCTACAGCTCGGCCATGTTCTACATCGTCACCTATGTGCTGACCGTGCTGCCTGCCTTTGGCCTGATTGCCATGCTCGCACGCGAAGGTTTCGAGAGTGAGGAAATCGCCGACCTGGCTGGCCTGAACCAGCGCAGCCCGCTGTACGCAGCCGTGATGGCGGTCTGCATGTTCTCGCTGGCAGGCATTCCACCACTGGTGGGTTTTTACGCCAAGCTGTCGGTGCTGCAGGCGCTGGTAGCGTCTGGCCATGGCCTGCATGTGGCCCTGGCGGTGTTTGCCGTCGTCATGTCGTTGATTGGCGCCTTCTACTACCTGCGCGTAGTCAAGGTCATGTATTTCGATGCGCCGCTCACGGCTGGCAAGGTGTCGGCGCCCTTCGATGCGCGCGTGGTTCTTTCCATCAATGGCGCCTTGGTGCTGATTCTGGGCGTTCTTCCAGGTGGCTTGATGGCCTTGTGTGCTGACGCCATCGTGCGCGCATTGGCGACCTGA
- a CDS encoding DUF2818 family protein has product MTQTAAIWLVILAALVAANLPFINDRWLVVGARAHQGKPFFARALELLLLYFLVGALALLIEKRAGQIAPQGWEFYAVTGALFITLAFPGFVYRYLMHRGRRPAH; this is encoded by the coding sequence ATGACCCAGACTGCAGCCATTTGGCTGGTGATCTTGGCCGCCCTTGTGGCGGCCAATCTACCTTTTATCAATGACCGTTGGTTGGTGGTCGGAGCGCGGGCACACCAGGGCAAACCATTCTTTGCGCGTGCGCTCGAACTGCTGCTGCTGTACTTTCTGGTGGGTGCGCTGGCGCTGCTGATCGAAAAGCGCGCCGGACAGATTGCGCCTCAAGGCTGGGAGTTCTATGCCGTGACCGGTGCCTTGTTCATCACCTTGGCATTTCCCGGATTCGTCTACCGCTATCTGATGCATCGTGGCAGGCGCCCTGCACACTGA
- a CDS encoding DUF1178 family protein: protein MKVLDLFCADDHAFEGWFGSEDDFQSQLARGLVQCPLCGNAHIRKGLSAPRLNLRSSSDAGSQASQPTQPVQATNGAVTPQAMHAAWLHMARQIVARTEDVGQRFAVEARRMHYGEIEERPIRGQASPGETAELLDEGIAVLPLLLPDAATESLQ, encoded by the coding sequence ATGAAGGTTCTGGATTTGTTTTGCGCCGATGACCATGCCTTCGAGGGCTGGTTTGGTAGCGAGGACGACTTTCAGAGTCAGTTGGCGCGTGGTCTGGTGCAATGCCCCCTGTGTGGCAATGCCCATATTCGCAAGGGGTTAAGCGCGCCACGCCTGAATCTGCGCTCGTCTTCTGATGCCGGATCTCAGGCGTCCCAGCCAACTCAGCCAGTGCAAGCCACCAACGGGGCCGTGACACCCCAGGCGATGCACGCGGCCTGGCTGCATATGGCCCGGCAGATTGTGGCGCGCACCGAGGATGTCGGGCAACGCTTTGCTGTCGAGGCCCGGCGCATGCATTACGGTGAGATCGAGGAGCGCCCCATTCGGGGCCAGGCCTCTCCAGGAGAAACGGCAGAGTTGCTGGATGAGGGGATTGCCGTGCTGCCATTGCTGCTGCCAGACGCGGCTACAGAATCTCTGCAATAA
- a CDS encoding ABC transporter ATP-binding protein: MSSQPTSNAPVLHVQGLGFGFPGHSLFQDWSADFPAGLSLIQGGDGTGKTSLLRLFAGETAPQAGSVTLLGMDAVRQPAEYRAQVFWRDPRAPWPDTLTPLTWVEQLPAHHPRWSGEAWRAHVAGFGLAMHLHKPMYQLSSGSQRKVLLAAALASGAVLTLLDEPLAALDKPSISYLLQALEAEARASRWPGRAVLVAHYDALGDLPWCARIAL; the protein is encoded by the coding sequence ATGTCGTCGCAACCCACCAGCAACGCACCCGTGCTGCATGTGCAGGGCCTGGGGTTCGGGTTCCCTGGACACAGCCTGTTCCAGGATTGGAGTGCAGATTTTCCAGCCGGGCTATCCCTGATACAAGGGGGCGATGGAACGGGCAAAACCAGCCTGTTGCGCCTGTTTGCCGGCGAAACTGCGCCGCAGGCGGGGAGTGTGACATTGCTCGGGATGGATGCCGTGCGGCAACCGGCGGAATATCGCGCCCAGGTGTTCTGGCGCGATCCGCGTGCGCCCTGGCCGGACACATTGACACCGCTGACATGGGTGGAGCAGCTGCCTGCGCACCATCCGCGCTGGTCAGGCGAAGCCTGGCGCGCACATGTCGCCGGTTTTGGCCTGGCAATGCACCTGCACAAGCCCATGTATCAGCTCTCCAGCGGCAGCCAGCGCAAGGTGCTGCTGGCTGCAGCCCTGGCCAGCGGCGCCGTGCTGACCTTGCTGGACGAGCCGTTGGCAGCGTTGGATAAACCATCGATCAGCTATCTGCTGCAGGCACTGGAGGCTGAGGCCCGCGCGTCGCGCTGGCCAGGGCGTGCGGTACTCGTCGCGCACTACGACGCACTGGGAGACCTGCCCTGGTGCGCCAGGATAGCGCTGTAG
- the gdhA gene encoding NADP-specific glutamate dehydrogenase — protein MKHASVGQFLEQLAQRNPGQPEFLQAVTEVMESLWPFIEKHPRYAEQALLERLVEPERVIMFRVSWFDDHGNVHVNRGYRIQHSMAVGPFKGGIRFHPSVTLSVLKFLAFEQTFKNALTTLPMGGGKGGSDFDPKGKSPTEIMRFCQAFVTELFRHVGPDTDVPAGDIGVGGREVGFMAGMYKKLANNAASVFTGKGLSFGGSLIRPEATGYGCVYFAQEMLATRGQSLEGKTVSVSGSGNVAQYSVEKAMQLGAKVVTVSDSSGTIYDPEGFTAEKLAILMDVKNHHYGRVNDYAKRTGVEFLPGKTPWHIPADVALPSATQNELDEQDARTLIKNGVLCVAEGANMPSTNEAAKVFETAGVLYAPGKASNAGGVATSGLEMSQNAQRLSWTRDEVDARLLQIMKSIHGACLQHGKRADGSVSYIDGANIAGFVKVADAMLAQGVV, from the coding sequence ATGAAGCACGCATCCGTAGGCCAATTCCTGGAACAACTGGCCCAGCGCAACCCCGGTCAGCCCGAGTTCTTGCAAGCCGTGACCGAGGTCATGGAAAGCCTGTGGCCCTTCATCGAGAAGCACCCGCGCTACGCCGAACAGGCACTGCTGGAGCGCCTGGTGGAGCCCGAGCGGGTGATCATGTTCCGCGTCTCCTGGTTCGATGACCATGGCAACGTACATGTCAACCGCGGCTACCGCATCCAGCACAGCATGGCCGTGGGGCCGTTCAAGGGCGGGATTCGCTTTCACCCCTCGGTCACGCTGTCGGTGCTGAAGTTCCTGGCCTTCGAGCAAACTTTCAAGAACGCCCTGACCACCCTGCCCATGGGCGGCGGCAAGGGCGGCTCTGATTTCGACCCCAAGGGCAAGAGCCCGACCGAGATCATGCGCTTCTGCCAGGCCTTCGTGACCGAGCTGTTCCGCCATGTGGGCCCGGACACCGACGTGCCGGCGGGGGACATCGGCGTGGGCGGCCGTGAGGTCGGCTTCATGGCCGGCATGTACAAGAAGCTGGCCAACAACGCCGCCAGCGTGTTCACCGGCAAGGGCCTGTCGTTTGGCGGCTCGCTGATACGCCCCGAGGCGACGGGCTATGGCTGCGTGTACTTTGCCCAGGAAATGCTGGCCACGCGTGGACAAAGCCTGGAAGGCAAGACGGTGTCCGTCTCCGGCTCCGGCAACGTGGCCCAGTACTCGGTCGAGAAGGCCATGCAACTGGGCGCCAAGGTGGTCACGGTGTCCGACTCTTCGGGCACGATTTACGACCCTGAAGGCTTCACCGCCGAGAAGCTGGCCATCCTCATGGATGTGAAGAACCACCACTACGGCCGCGTGAATGACTACGCCAAGCGCACCGGCGTGGAATTCCTGCCCGGCAAGACGCCCTGGCATATCCCAGCTGACGTGGCCCTGCCCAGCGCCACGCAGAACGAACTCGACGAGCAGGACGCCCGCACGCTGATCAAAAACGGCGTGCTGTGCGTGGCGGAGGGCGCCAACATGCCTTCGACCAACGAGGCTGCCAAGGTGTTCGAAACGGCCGGTGTGCTCTACGCGCCCGGCAAGGCCAGCAATGCCGGCGGCGTGGCCACCTCGGGCCTGGAGATGAGCCAGAACGCGCAGCGTCTGTCCTGGACACGCGACGAAGTCGATGCCCGCCTGCTGCAGATCATGAAGAGCATCCATGGCGCCTGCCTGCAGCATGGCAAGCGTGCCGACGGCAGCGTCAGCTATATCGACGGCGCCAACATCGCCGGCTTCGTGAAGGTGGCCGACGCCATGCTGGCCCAGGGCGTGGTCTGA
- a CDS encoding glycerophosphodiester phosphodiesterase encodes MRIHNVSKGAVALAAAAVLLAACGGGDDKGDYPTLTGDKPLVIGHRGASGYLPDHTLEGYRKAIELGADFIEPDLVATKDGVLVARHEPNITATTDVAQRSEFAARKSKKLVDGVSEEGWFVSDFTLAELKTLRAVQPLAERDQSHNGKYLIPTFEEVLELAKTEGARLNRSIGVYPETKHPSYHAGLGLALEDRLLAILGKYGYTSKSAPVIVQSFEVANLKYLRSKTQVRLVQLVDANDVNADGSMDLTAPYDKPYDFAVAGDARTFASLLTPAGLKDVKSYADGIGPWKPYLIPSKLVDANKDGKPDDLNGDGKIDERDRVMLPATDVVKNAHAAGLFVHPYTFRSEARRLASDFKGDPKAEFRLFYQLGVDGVFADFPDHAKAARD; translated from the coding sequence ATGCGTATTCACAATGTTTCGAAGGGGGCCGTGGCCCTGGCAGCGGCAGCGGTGTTGCTGGCGGCCTGTGGCGGTGGTGACGATAAGGGTGATTATCCAACCCTGACGGGTGACAAGCCCCTGGTGATTGGTCACCGGGGCGCCTCGGGCTACCTGCCAGACCACACCCTGGAGGGCTACCGCAAGGCCATAGAGCTGGGCGCTGATTTCATTGAGCCTGATCTCGTCGCCACCAAGGACGGGGTGTTGGTGGCGCGCCACGAACCCAATATCACCGCCACCACCGATGTCGCCCAGCGCAGCGAATTTGCCGCACGCAAGAGCAAGAAGCTGGTCGATGGGGTGAGCGAGGAGGGCTGGTTTGTTTCCGATTTCACCCTGGCCGAGCTCAAGACCCTGCGCGCCGTGCAGCCCCTGGCCGAACGCGACCAGAGCCACAACGGCAAGTATCTGATCCCGACCTTCGAAGAGGTGCTGGAGCTGGCCAAGACCGAAGGTGCACGCCTGAATCGCAGCATCGGCGTCTATCCCGAGACCAAGCATCCGAGCTACCACGCGGGCCTGGGTCTGGCGCTGGAAGACCGCTTGCTCGCCATCCTGGGCAAGTACGGTTACACCAGCAAGAGCGCGCCGGTGATCGTGCAGTCCTTCGAGGTGGCCAACCTCAAGTATCTGCGCAGCAAGACCCAGGTGCGCTTGGTGCAGCTGGTGGATGCCAACGACGTCAACGCCGACGGCAGCATGGACCTGACAGCCCCCTATGACAAGCCGTACGACTTTGCCGTGGCTGGCGACGCCCGCACCTTTGCCAGCCTGCTGACGCCGGCCGGGCTCAAGGACGTCAAGAGTTACGCCGACGGCATCGGCCCGTGGAAGCCCTATCTGATCCCATCCAAGCTGGTCGACGCCAACAAGGACGGCAAGCCTGATGACCTCAACGGTGACGGCAAGATCGACGAACGCGACCGGGTCATGCTGCCGGCCACCGATGTGGTCAAGAACGCCCATGCCGCCGGGCTGTTCGTCCACCCCTACACCTTCCGCAGCGAGGCGCGGCGCCTGGCATCGGACTTCAAGGGTGACCCCAAGGCCGAGTTCCGCCTGTTCTACCAGCTGGGCGTGGATGGGGTGTTTGCCGACTTCCCCGACCACGCCAAGGCGGCGCGCGACTGA
- the mutL gene encoding DNA mismatch repair endonuclease MutL has translation MTAQPSDPATPSPRRPIRDLPDELISQIAAGEVVERPASAVRELVDNALDAGARQITVRLAAGGVRLIAVEDDGCGIPRDELPVALRRHATSKITNLHDLESVATMGFRGEALAAIASVSEMALLSRTAQQASAFALDARSGELRPAARGTGTTVEVKELFFSTPARRKFLKSDTTELAHCVEAVRRHALARPDVGFAIWHEGRLVEQWRASAAPDVDADAALRQRLGDVLGDDFLRNSVPVQLRLGAVTVTGRAGLPDAARSRADQQFCYVNGRFVRDKVLTHAARTAYEDLLHGQKQPVYALYVQIDPQRVDVNVHPTKIEVRFRDSREVHQAVRHAVENALAAPRAQALAAASATPAVAPPGDFEQNRPVAPNWQAQTAIKFDERMGHKVSDLQALWGTPAAQPAPPGPTMEPAGATSPAAAMPLPTAVETPADAANTWPLGRALAQLHGIYILAESAQGLVLVDMHAAHERIVYERLKSQVDQGARIASQPLLIPATFAATPEEVVTAEAHADTLGLLGLEVVPFSPRTLAVRAVPTQLAQGNAAELARSVLAELGQHDASTVIQRARNEILATMACHGAVRANRRLTLDEMNALLRQMEVTERSDQCNHGRPTWRQLTMKELDGLFLRGR, from the coding sequence GTGACCGCCCAGCCCTCCGACCCTGCCACCCCGTCCCCCCGCCGCCCGATACGCGACCTGCCCGATGAGCTGATCAGCCAGATTGCCGCAGGCGAGGTGGTGGAGCGCCCGGCCTCCGCCGTGCGCGAGCTGGTGGACAACGCGCTGGACGCCGGCGCGCGCCAGATCACGGTACGCCTGGCCGCGGGCGGCGTGCGCCTGATCGCCGTCGAGGACGATGGCTGCGGCATTCCGCGGGATGAGCTGCCGGTGGCCCTGCGCCGCCACGCCACCAGCAAGATCACCAATCTGCACGACCTGGAATCGGTCGCCACCATGGGCTTTCGTGGCGAGGCCCTGGCGGCCATTGCCTCGGTGTCCGAGATGGCGCTGCTGTCGCGCACCGCGCAGCAGGCCAGCGCCTTCGCACTCGACGCGCGCAGCGGCGAGCTACGCCCCGCGGCGCGCGGCACCGGCACCACGGTGGAGGTCAAGGAGCTGTTCTTCTCCACCCCCGCGCGGCGCAAATTCTTGAAGAGCGACACCACCGAGCTGGCCCACTGCGTGGAGGCCGTGCGCCGCCACGCGCTGGCGCGGCCGGACGTGGGCTTTGCCATCTGGCACGAGGGCCGGCTGGTCGAGCAGTGGCGCGCCAGCGCCGCCCCCGACGTGGACGCCGATGCCGCCCTGCGCCAGCGCCTGGGCGATGTACTGGGTGACGACTTTCTGCGCAACTCCGTGCCCGTGCAACTGCGCCTGGGTGCCGTCACCGTCACCGGCCGCGCCGGCCTGCCGGACGCCGCGCGCTCGCGCGCCGACCAGCAGTTCTGCTATGTCAACGGCCGCTTCGTGCGCGACAAGGTGCTCACGCACGCCGCGCGCACGGCCTACGAGGATCTGCTGCACGGCCAGAAGCAGCCGGTGTATGCGCTCTACGTGCAGATCGACCCGCAGCGGGTGGACGTGAATGTGCACCCAACAAAAATAGAAGTGCGCTTTCGCGACAGCCGCGAGGTGCACCAGGCCGTGCGCCACGCCGTGGAGAACGCCCTGGCCGCCCCGCGCGCCCAGGCATTGGCCGCTGCCAGTGCGACGCCCGCTGTGGCACCCCCAGGTGATTTTGAACAAAATAGGCCTGTAGCGCCCAACTGGCAAGCGCAAACAGCTATTAAATTTGATGAGCGCATGGGCCATAAGGTCTCCGACCTGCAGGCGCTATGGGGCACGCCGGCGGCGCAGCCTGCGCCCCCCGGGCCCACCATGGAGCCCGCCGGCGCAACCTCGCCTGCTGCCGCCATGCCCCTGCCAACTGCGGTCGAAACCCCTGCCGACGCAGCCAACACCTGGCCCCTGGGTCGCGCCCTGGCGCAGCTGCACGGCATCTACATCCTGGCCGAAAGCGCCCAGGGCCTGGTGCTGGTGGACATGCACGCAGCGCATGAGCGCATCGTCTACGAGCGCCTCAAGTCCCAGGTCGATCAGGGCGCGCGCATCGCCAGCCAGCCACTGCTCATCCCCGCTACCTTCGCCGCCACCCCCGAGGAGGTGGTCACGGCCGAGGCCCATGCCGACACGCTGGGCCTGCTGGGCCTGGAGGTGGTACCGTTTTCACCGCGCACCCTGGCCGTGCGCGCCGTGCCCACCCAGCTGGCCCAGGGCAACGCCGCGGAGCTGGCGCGCAGCGTGCTCGCCGAGCTGGGCCAGCATGACGCCAGCACCGTGATCCAGCGTGCACGCAATGAGATCCTGGCCACCATGGCCTGCCACGGCGCCGTGCGCGCCAACCGCCGCCTGACGCTGGACGAGATGAACGCCCTGCTGCGCCAGATGGAGGTCACCGAGCGTTCCGACCAGTGCAACCACGGCCGCCCCACCTGGCGCCAGCTGACCATGAAAGAGCTGGACGGGCTGTTTTTGCGCGGGCGCTGA
- a CDS encoding glycine zipper 2TM domain-containing protein, translated as MIFRRTHTVRALTVATALVGALALAGCAHHPSNAQIGTGVGAVAGGLVGNAVFGSTLGTVGGAAAGALIGNEVGKNNDRGRGRRGHRH; from the coding sequence ATGATCTTCCGTCGTACCCACACCGTCCGCGCCCTGACCGTCGCCACCGCACTGGTGGGCGCCCTGGCGCTGGCCGGCTGCGCCCACCACCCCAGCAATGCCCAGATCGGCACCGGAGTGGGCGCCGTCGCCGGTGGCCTGGTCGGCAATGCGGTGTTTGGCTCCACCCTGGGCACCGTCGGCGGTGCCGCCGCAGGCGCGCTGATTGGCAACGAAGTCGGCAAGAACAACGACCGCGGCCGTGGCCGCCGCGGCCATCGCCACTGA
- a CDS encoding DedA family protein has translation MDIIAFLIDFILHVDKHLEAFVASYGAWVYALLFLIVFVETGVVVMPFLPGDSLLFIVGALSGAGLLNFPLACTLLVVAAILGDQCNYSIGRYLGPKVFQWEGSRWFNKKAFDQAHAFYERYGGITIVLARFMPFIRTFAPFVAGVAAMGRAKFTAYNVAGALIWVLGIATAGYFFGNLPWVRQHLEKIIWGLILVPGLIAIFGAWRAGRQQPA, from the coding sequence GTGGACATCATTGCGTTTCTGATCGATTTCATCCTGCATGTGGACAAGCATCTGGAGGCCTTCGTCGCCAGTTACGGCGCCTGGGTGTATGCGCTGCTGTTTCTCATCGTGTTCGTCGAGACGGGCGTGGTGGTCATGCCATTCCTGCCCGGCGATTCGCTGCTGTTCATCGTCGGTGCCCTGAGTGGCGCGGGGCTGCTCAACTTTCCGCTGGCCTGCACGCTGCTCGTCGTTGCGGCGATCCTGGGCGATCAATGCAATTACAGCATCGGGCGTTATCTTGGCCCCAAGGTGTTCCAGTGGGAGGGTTCGCGCTGGTTCAACAAGAAGGCCTTCGACCAGGCCCATGCGTTTTACGAGCGCTATGGCGGCATCACCATCGTGCTGGCGCGCTTCATGCCGTTCATCCGCACCTTTGCGCCCTTCGTGGCCGGGGTGGCGGCCATGGGGCGGGCCAAGTTCACGGCCTACAACGTGGCCGGGGCGCTGATCTGGGTGCTGGGCATTGCCACGGCCGGTTACTTCTTCGGCAACCTGCCCTGGGTGCGCCAGCATCTGGAGAAGATCATCTGGGGCCTGATCCTGGTGCCGGGGCTGATCGCCATCTTTGGTGCCTGGCGCGCGGGGCGTCAACAGCCGGCTTAA